Proteins encoded together in one Thermomonospora curvata DSM 43183 window:
- a CDS encoding aldehyde dehydrogenase family protein, giving the protein MSDFTMTIAGEGVSAPSTFDVVNPATGTVYAQAPDCSKEQLDAAMESAAEAFTQWRKDEQARRKALLAAADALFASAAEIAPVLTAEQGKPLQDATMELMGAGVWLKYFAELELPREIVQDDDNAFVEVVRKPMGVVAAIAPWNYPVLLATWKLGPALLAGNTVVLKPSPYTPLATLKLGELLRNVLPPGVFNVISGGDALGAQMTSHPVPRKISFTGSVETGKKVAASAAPDLKRVTLELGGNDPAIVLDDADPAQIADKVFGAAFMNNGQVCSAIKRVYVPESLYDDMVEALAAKARSVKVGNGMEEGVEYGPIQNKPQLERVSALVADALSNGAKAAAGGKPIDGPGYFYQPTILADVSDGVRIVDEEQFGPALPVVKYTKLEDAIARANGTHFGLGGSVWGGDLDRAAEVASQLECGSAWVNTHLALAPHLPFGGFKWSGIGVENGPWGVYGFTETQVVYRSKI; this is encoded by the coding sequence GTGAGCGACTTCACGATGACGATCGCCGGCGAGGGCGTGTCGGCTCCCAGCACCTTCGATGTGGTGAACCCCGCCACCGGCACCGTGTACGCCCAGGCGCCGGACTGCTCCAAAGAGCAGCTGGACGCGGCCATGGAGTCGGCCGCCGAGGCGTTCACCCAGTGGCGCAAGGACGAGCAGGCCCGGCGCAAGGCGCTGCTGGCGGCGGCCGACGCACTGTTCGCCTCGGCCGCGGAGATCGCCCCGGTGCTCACCGCCGAGCAGGGCAAGCCCTTGCAGGACGCCACCATGGAGCTGATGGGCGCCGGGGTGTGGCTGAAGTACTTCGCCGAGCTGGAGCTGCCCCGCGAGATCGTCCAGGACGACGACAACGCCTTCGTCGAGGTGGTGCGCAAGCCCATGGGCGTGGTCGCGGCCATCGCCCCGTGGAACTACCCGGTGCTGCTGGCGACCTGGAAGCTCGGCCCGGCGCTGCTGGCCGGCAACACCGTGGTGCTCAAGCCCTCCCCCTACACCCCGCTGGCCACCCTCAAGCTGGGCGAGCTGCTGCGCAACGTGCTGCCCCCGGGGGTGTTCAACGTCATCAGCGGCGGTGACGCGCTGGGCGCCCAGATGACCTCCCACCCCGTCCCCCGCAAGATCAGCTTCACCGGCAGCGTGGAGACCGGCAAGAAGGTGGCCGCCTCCGCCGCGCCCGACCTCAAGCGGGTCACGTTGGAGCTGGGCGGCAACGACCCGGCGATCGTGCTGGACGACGCCGACCCGGCCCAGATCGCCGACAAGGTGTTCGGCGCCGCGTTCATGAACAACGGCCAGGTCTGCTCGGCGATCAAGCGGGTGTACGTGCCGGAGTCCCTCTACGACGACATGGTGGAGGCGCTGGCGGCCAAGGCCCGCTCGGTCAAGGTCGGCAACGGCATGGAAGAGGGCGTCGAGTACGGCCCGATCCAGAACAAGCCCCAGCTGGAGCGGGTCTCGGCGCTGGTGGCCGACGCGCTGTCCAACGGCGCCAAGGCCGCGGCCGGCGGCAAGCCCATCGACGGGCCCGGCTACTTCTACCAGCCCACCATCCTCGCCGACGTCAGCGACGGGGTGCGGATCGTGGACGAAGAGCAGTTCGGCCCGGCGCTGCCGGTGGTCAAGTACACCAAGCTGGAGGACGCCATCGCCCGCGCCAACGGCACCCACTTCGGGCTGGGCGGCTCGGTGTGGGGCGGCGACCTGGACCGCGCCGCCGAGGTGGCCTCCCAGCTGGAGTGCGGCAGCGCCTGGGTCAACACCCACCTGGCGCTGGCCCCGCACCTGCCGTTCGGCGGCTTCAAGTGGAGCGGCATCGGCGTGGAGAACGGCCCGTGGGGCGTGTACGGCTTCACCGAGACCCAGGTGGTCTACCGCTCCAAGATCTGA
- a CDS encoding ABC transporter ATP-binding protein, with the protein MIEVTDIRKTFTVRERTGRLRRRRITVRAVDGISFTVRSGEFVGYLGPNGAGKSTTIKMLTGILTPTSGTVRVAGLDPSRRRTALARRIGVVFGQRTTLWWDLPLRDSLTLIRHLYRVEPSVHRRRLAELVELLDLGPFLATPVRQLSLGQRMRGDLAAALLHDPPLLVLDEPTIGLDVVSKATVRGFLERVNAERGTTILLTTHDLGDIERLCRRVMIIDRGRLAYDGDLEKLRDVAAADRMLVVDLERPGPPVEVAGVTVERVEGPRQWLRVPRGMNAAAVVAALAGRHPVADIALREPDIEEVITRLYREGRITA; encoded by the coding sequence GTGATCGAGGTCACCGACATCCGCAAGACGTTCACGGTGCGGGAGCGCACCGGCCGGCTGCGGCGGCGGCGCATCACCGTCCGGGCGGTGGACGGCATCTCCTTCACCGTGCGGAGCGGGGAGTTCGTGGGCTACCTGGGCCCCAACGGGGCGGGCAAGTCCACCACGATCAAGATGCTCACCGGCATCCTGACGCCCACCTCCGGCACCGTGCGGGTGGCCGGGCTGGACCCCTCCCGCCGCCGCACCGCGCTGGCCCGGCGCATCGGGGTGGTGTTCGGGCAGCGCACCACGCTGTGGTGGGACCTGCCGCTGCGCGACAGCCTCACCCTCATCCGGCACCTGTACCGGGTGGAGCCGAGCGTGCACCGGCGGCGGCTGGCGGAGCTGGTGGAGCTGCTGGACCTGGGGCCGTTCCTGGCCACCCCGGTGCGGCAGCTCAGCCTGGGCCAGCGCATGCGCGGCGACCTGGCCGCCGCGCTGCTGCACGACCCGCCGCTGCTGGTGCTGGACGAGCCCACCATCGGGCTGGACGTGGTGAGCAAGGCGACCGTGCGGGGCTTCCTGGAGCGCGTCAACGCCGAGCGCGGCACCACGATCCTGCTGACCACCCACGACCTGGGCGACATCGAACGGCTGTGCCGCCGGGTGATGATCATCGACCGGGGGCGGCTGGCCTACGACGGGGACCTGGAAAAGCTGCGGGACGTGGCGGCGGCCGACCGGATGCTGGTGGTGGACCTGGAGCGGCCGGGCCCGCCGGTGGAGGTCGCCGGAGTCACCGTGGAACGGGTGGAGGGGCCGCGCCAGTGGCTGCGAGTGCCGCGCGGGATGAACGCCGCCGCGGTGGTGGCCGCGCTCGCCGGCCGGCACCCGGTCGCCGACATCGCCCTGCGCGAACCCGACATCGAGGAAGTGATCACCCGGTTGTACCGGGAGGGCCGGATCACCGCCTGA